Proteins from a genomic interval of Paenibacillus sp. 37:
- a CDS encoding DNA topoisomerase 3, giving the protein MKLIIAEKKDQAQRLAAPFPTKGEGWGYIEVLPCPTFPKGAYFSWAAGHLVTLKEPEDYDPTFEKWRMEHLPILPGPFQLKPAKGKEKLFAHLKKLIQNKSFNEIINACDPGREGEAIFTLIYQLSGCKKPVKRLWTSSLTKEAVFAAFQKLLPGSEKKNLFYEAYARSCADWLVGINTSRAYSILLREKGVKVEKGESFSTGRVQTPVLALIVEREREIKSFVSTPYWEVIANFSFSGMEYRGKWFTGNQDRLMDQGKAEKLAAWCSGKTADIDEISVETKETLPPYLFSLSALQTLANKLFKLSPKDVLDACQTLYDKGYQSYPRTDSNRITTEEAKELPRILENISKLGPYTPLIPKPVPSIMNNKRFVDASKVSDHYAIIPTDTAPDLSRLSHNERLIYDLVVKSVIAAHYDSAILEHTTIITYVGDQFSFITKGKRIIRDGWRLVMNTDDPDESEESLDLLPSVVEGQVGYTTDCFVKEAWTSAPKRLTEGNLISMMKSAGNQLGNKELESIMRKTHGLGTEATRASIISRLKDQSYIEIKKNLVYPTVKGRTLIQAIGQSALSSAETTAKWEQTLSEIGQGRFTHTSFIDQAKKLATKLVNDAVNSVHSMDMPGAVKPNSATTNNGIPISQPPVSSSPVQSISSLGHSGTTHIEGDPEHQKFFMHNEVIEIRGNATESSDASKQITSSISSSPAKAPPITEAHWRPKRNVTADQNLGFCKKCGQPVIDKGVLYGCSGWENTGCDFKISKTIKGKVIEKETILRILETGSSGLIRGFVHKSKESSKSDTVFDAILQFDQTGKLCWNYPSTDVLKLPVTLLKSSTVIPPSNQDSKSAFAELERETANLKLPAKVIRVTYGPRVTRYELVPAEGLNISHFKRLKMNLKMALKAEEITLYLPIPGTNVIGIEVPSKLPYTVHLRPLLENKEFLATRTALNFPIGMDMSGEPVYADLASMPHLLIAGATGAGKSVFINAMIISLLYSVGPDKLKFLFIDPKMVELSVYENIPHLFGPIVTDVKRAGIALKKLVVEMEKRYELLSHYGVRNIESYYDRVQSVDPNAPRLPYIVLVIDELADLMMTTGADVEECIQRIAQLARAAGIHMIIATQRPSKQVLSPVIKANLPVRVAFAVANHYDSKVILDESGAEDLLGRGDMLYLPKDGAKRRLVSAYVSDVEIENIVSHLSSSGEGPSRAFTKRN; this is encoded by the coding sequence ATGAAACTTATCATAGCTGAAAAAAAAGACCAAGCCCAACGACTAGCGGCTCCTTTTCCAACCAAAGGGGAAGGTTGGGGCTACATCGAGGTACTGCCCTGTCCGACATTCCCCAAGGGAGCTTACTTCTCATGGGCAGCAGGACACTTAGTTACTTTAAAAGAACCAGAGGATTATGATCCAACGTTTGAAAAGTGGAGAATGGAGCATCTACCCATACTACCAGGACCCTTTCAATTGAAGCCTGCAAAAGGGAAAGAAAAATTGTTCGCCCACTTGAAGAAATTGATTCAAAACAAGAGCTTTAACGAGATTATAAATGCCTGTGATCCAGGCCGTGAAGGTGAAGCTATCTTTACTCTGATATATCAACTTAGTGGTTGTAAAAAACCCGTGAAAAGACTTTGGACTTCTTCGTTAACGAAAGAAGCGGTTTTTGCAGCATTTCAGAAACTTCTACCCGGATCAGAAAAGAAAAATTTGTTTTATGAAGCATATGCTCGGTCATGTGCAGATTGGCTTGTGGGGATAAATACATCAAGAGCATACTCCATACTGCTTCGAGAGAAAGGAGTCAAAGTTGAAAAAGGAGAGAGCTTCTCAACAGGGCGTGTTCAAACGCCGGTTCTAGCACTTATTGTTGAACGCGAAAGGGAAATAAAGAGTTTTGTATCCACGCCCTATTGGGAAGTCATTGCAAACTTCAGCTTTAGCGGTATGGAGTATAGGGGGAAATGGTTTACAGGCAATCAAGACCGACTTATGGATCAGGGTAAAGCTGAGAAATTGGCCGCTTGGTGTTCAGGAAAAACGGCAGATATCGATGAGATATCTGTGGAGACTAAAGAGACTTTGCCTCCCTATCTCTTTAGTCTTTCCGCATTGCAAACCCTTGCAAATAAACTTTTTAAACTAAGTCCGAAAGATGTGTTAGATGCCTGTCAAACGCTATACGACAAGGGGTATCAGAGCTACCCACGTACGGATAGTAATCGGATTACGACGGAAGAAGCAAAGGAGTTACCCCGCATTCTTGAGAACATAAGTAAACTAGGGCCTTATACTCCTTTAATCCCTAAACCGGTTCCCTCTATTATGAATAATAAAAGATTTGTGGATGCTTCGAAAGTATCAGACCACTACGCGATTATACCGACCGATACAGCTCCAGATTTAAGCAGATTAAGCCATAATGAAAGACTGATCTATGACTTGGTTGTCAAATCAGTAATTGCAGCTCATTATGATAGTGCTATTCTGGAACACACCACGATCATCACGTATGTGGGAGATCAATTTTCGTTCATAACCAAAGGGAAGAGAATCATTCGAGACGGCTGGCGTCTCGTTATGAATACAGATGACCCTGACGAGAGCGAAGAAAGCCTAGATCTGCTTCCTAGTGTAGTGGAGGGACAAGTTGGTTACACCACCGATTGTTTTGTTAAAGAAGCCTGGACTTCTGCTCCTAAGCGTTTGACAGAAGGTAACCTCATCTCAATGATGAAGTCTGCCGGGAATCAGTTAGGAAATAAAGAGCTAGAAAGCATCATGCGCAAAACGCATGGTCTTGGAACAGAAGCGACTAGAGCAAGTATTATAAGCCGATTAAAGGATCAGAGTTATATTGAAATCAAAAAAAACTTGGTGTATCCCACCGTTAAAGGACGTACGCTTATTCAAGCTATCGGCCAATCTGCCCTATCTTCTGCCGAAACAACTGCAAAGTGGGAACAAACATTAAGTGAAATTGGTCAGGGGAGATTTACACATACTAGCTTTATTGATCAAGCCAAGAAATTGGCTACTAAGCTCGTTAATGATGCTGTGAACTCTGTTCATTCTATGGACATGCCCGGAGCAGTTAAGCCGAACTCAGCAACGACTAATAACGGCATTCCCATTTCACAACCTCCAGTATCTAGCTCACCGGTACAATCCATATCGTCGCTGGGGCATTCTGGTACTACACATATCGAGGGGGATCCAGAGCACCAAAAGTTCTTCATGCATAATGAAGTTATAGAAATTAGGGGGAATGCTACTGAATCTTCAGATGCTTCAAAACAGATTACTTCTTCTATTTCCAGTAGCCCAGCTAAGGCACCACCTATAACTGAAGCGCATTGGCGGCCGAAACGAAATGTGACCGCTGATCAAAACTTGGGATTTTGCAAAAAATGTGGCCAGCCTGTCATCGATAAAGGAGTTTTATATGGCTGTAGCGGATGGGAGAACACGGGGTGTGATTTCAAAATTAGCAAAACGATCAAAGGTAAAGTCATTGAAAAGGAAACTATCCTACGTATTCTGGAAACGGGATCGAGTGGCTTAATACGGGGATTTGTTCATAAGTCCAAAGAATCGAGTAAAAGCGATACCGTCTTTGATGCTATATTACAGTTTGACCAGACAGGCAAACTGTGTTGGAATTACCCAAGCACCGATGTGTTGAAGTTACCTGTCACCTTACTTAAATCTTCAACAGTCATACCCCCTTCAAATCAGGATTCAAAAAGTGCTTTCGCTGAGCTTGAAAGAGAAACAGCTAATTTGAAGTTACCTGCCAAAGTTATTCGTGTCACCTATGGACCTCGTGTAACGAGATATGAATTGGTACCAGCAGAAGGGCTGAATATATCCCATTTTAAGCGACTCAAGATGAATTTGAAAATGGCTCTGAAGGCTGAAGAGATTACGCTTTATCTCCCTATCCCGGGCACAAACGTAATTGGTATTGAAGTACCCAGTAAACTACCGTATACCGTTCATTTAAGACCACTTCTTGAGAATAAAGAATTTTTAGCTACACGAACTGCTCTAAACTTCCCTATTGGTATGGACATGTCGGGGGAACCTGTTTATGCAGATTTAGCCAGCATGCCGCATCTACTGATCGCAGGAGCTACAGGAGCAGGCAAATCCGTATTTATCAACGCTATGATCATAAGTCTTTTATACAGTGTGGGTCCGGATAAGCTTAAATTTTTGTTCATTGATCCCAAAATGGTCGAACTCTCTGTCTACGAAAACATCCCGCATTTGTTTGGCCCGATCGTAACGGATGTGAAAAGAGCAGGAATCGCATTGAAAAAACTTGTTGTAGAGATGGAAAAGCGATATGAACTTTTAAGCCACTATGGTGTGCGTAATATTGAATCGTATTACGATAGGGTACAATCTGTAGATCCTAACGCTCCTCGCCTACCTTATATCGTTTTAGTCATAGATGAACTTGCGGATTTGATGATGACAACAGGAGCGGATGTAGAAGAATGTATTCAACGAATTGCCCAACTTGCACGTGCAGCTGGTATTCATATGATCATAGCCACACAGCGCCCGTCTAAACAAGTTTTATCGCCTGTGATTAAAGCAAATTTACCCGTAAGAGTTGCATTCGCTGTTGCCAATCATTATGATTCTAAGGTAATTCTGGATGAGTCGGGAGCTGAAGATTTGCTAGGGAGAGGAGACATGCTATATCTTCCTAAGGATGGGGCAAAAAGAAGATTGGTTTCTGCTTATGTGTCCGATGTTGAAATTGAGAATATAGTATCTCACCTCAGTTCAAGTGGAGAGGGTCCTTCACGAGCTTTTACAAAACGAAATTAA
- a CDS encoding helix-turn-helix transcriptional regulator, which produces MELAMSIQIKLGETIDAANVSRNALAREAKVRPNLIYDLCDGKTKRVDLNTLSIIIDTLRAMTGKDYSLMDVMEYIPEDNKESR; this is translated from the coding sequence GTGGAATTGGCAATGTCGATTCAAATTAAATTAGGGGAAACAATAGACGCGGCAAATGTAAGCAGAAATGCCCTCGCGCGGGAGGCTAAAGTTAGACCTAACCTCATCTATGACTTGTGTGACGGCAAAACAAAACGGGTTGACTTGAATACTCTCAGTATTATTATAGATACTCTACGTGCGATGACGGGAAAAGACTACAGTCTTATGGACGTAATGGAATACATACCGGAAGACAACAAAGAGAGCCGTTAA
- a CDS encoding HD-GYP domain-containing protein, whose product MAVRIKMATLFSIMATTLLMSVNLFSGYIVGNDRFTVEILSYEILKYTACFILISSVNYMVAGPIMKPLLQVIKKFDTASVRNSVDRAHPKGDEFSILENGFNQLTATLKLQNHQINAMNHELIRKNENMSTLFKDTISALSKLVYARDPYTASHSTNVSRYAKALSEKLRLNESESYYLEIGALLHDIGKVGVPENILSKTEKLTESEFAVIRKHPEYGFQIINEIEELRTIGVSEIVLYHHERMDGRGYPRGLSGYEIPLPARIVSICDAFDAMTTSRSYRPALDVNYAIEQLRNNAGHQFDPYIVEIFIQCLEEDPSLFRVMEQHEKMLASV is encoded by the coding sequence ATGGCTGTGAGGATCAAAATGGCTACTCTTTTTAGCATTATGGCAACGACACTTCTAATGTCAGTGAACCTTTTCAGCGGGTATATTGTAGGTAATGATCGGTTTACAGTTGAGATTTTATCTTATGAGATCCTAAAGTATACTGCATGCTTTATTTTAATCTCCAGCGTAAATTATATGGTTGCAGGACCTATTATGAAGCCGCTATTACAGGTCATTAAAAAATTTGATACAGCTTCAGTCAGAAATTCTGTAGATAGAGCTCATCCTAAAGGGGATGAATTTAGTATTTTGGAAAATGGATTTAACCAATTGACAGCAACATTAAAACTTCAAAATCATCAAATTAATGCGATGAATCATGAACTGATCCGAAAAAATGAGAATATGAGCACACTCTTTAAAGATACAATTAGCGCTCTTTCTAAACTGGTTTATGCTCGAGATCCTTATACAGCTTCTCATTCAACAAATGTCAGCCGATACGCAAAGGCACTTTCTGAAAAATTACGGCTTAATGAAAGTGAAAGTTATTATTTAGAGATTGGTGCGCTTCTTCATGATATCGGAAAGGTAGGAGTCCCTGAGAACATCCTTTCTAAAACAGAAAAGCTTACTGAATCTGAATTTGCTGTTATTCGTAAGCATCCCGAATATGGATTTCAGATTATTAATGAGATTGAAGAGCTCCGAACTATAGGTGTTAGTGAGATCGTTCTCTATCATCATGAACGAATGGACGGAAGGGGCTATCCGAGAGGGTTGTCCGGATATGAGATTCCTCTGCCCGCAAGGATTGTTTCCATATGCGATGCTTTCGATGCAATGACAACCAGTCGGTCCTATAGGCCTGCCTTAGATGTAAACTACGCTATAGAGCAACTTCGAAATAACGCTGGTCATCAATTTGATCCCTATATCGTTGAGATTTTCATTCAATGTCTTGAAGAAGATCCAAGCCTTTTCAGAGTTATGGAACAACACGAAAAAATGCTCGCAAGTGTATAA
- a CDS encoding LytR/AlgR family response regulator transcription factor — MEQQRYKVIIAEDDIHQVSLLRKYLEEMDLFVVSCVSSGIRLIEETKLHKPDIILLDIGLKKMDGITAFKEVLQSGVHPQIIFVTGSISPKHLLAGFEFESVDYITKPVNENRFKRAINKAKELIYAKKLIDAEVAEAINWVVLKQNYRDVTVAENQIIFVEKDKQYRNRYIVHLKDGTTVETSTHLKEIKEMCSPNLVYSHRSYLINILYITAIQPDGMFTKNYNVSLDYTSEKVPLTKKNYMDASDLFLKFRTQST; from the coding sequence GTGGAACAACAAAGATATAAGGTAATAATTGCAGAAGACGACATACATCAAGTGTCTTTGTTGAGAAAGTACTTAGAGGAAATGGATTTATTCGTCGTCTCCTGTGTATCATCCGGGATACGTTTAATAGAGGAAACCAAATTACATAAACCGGATATTATCTTGTTAGATATAGGACTAAAAAAAATGGACGGTATAACTGCCTTTAAAGAAGTATTGCAATCGGGTGTTCATCCGCAAATCATTTTCGTTACAGGCTCTATCAGTCCTAAACATCTATTAGCCGGATTTGAGTTTGAATCCGTTGATTATATAACAAAGCCCGTGAACGAAAATCGATTTAAGAGAGCGATTAACAAAGCTAAAGAACTGATATATGCAAAAAAGCTAATTGATGCTGAAGTAGCAGAAGCTATAAACTGGGTTGTATTAAAGCAGAATTACCGTGATGTAACTGTCGCAGAGAATCAGATCATCTTTGTTGAGAAGGATAAACAGTATCGTAATAGATACATTGTTCACCTCAAAGATGGAACAACTGTTGAGACGAGTACACACCTTAAAGAGATTAAGGAAATGTGTTCGCCAAACTTAGTATATTCGCACAGAAGCTATCTCATTAACATACTGTATATCACGGCTATACAACCTGATGGTATGTTTACAAAAAATTATAACGTTTCATTAGACTATACTTCTGAAAAAGTCCCTTTAACTAAAAAAAACTATATGGATGCTAGTGATCTATTCTTGAAATTTCGTACACAAAGTACTTAG
- a CDS encoding AAA family ATPase translates to MLNLNCEVKILSIEMQNIKNVRYGKVDLDFNKDNILDAQVVGFYGQNGSGKTAVVEALSILKNLLNGQKLPGKNQRLIYEGEKKLSLEFEFLLQQDTNWFKAKYKVSLEYREDKMVVQMESVSTKEKSYRKMFHYENDERKPIELSRKPKQEDEILLKGMKLLSDQVEGSLFFGKIVTSQADKLFDGPELVIYRALRDHLSKNLLVIKNLQEGMFPSYLFHDLSSKSMENSTYDINHPVSLSKEHYKNLANVIERNNVVLSAIIPGLKVQLKNMGTTTLTNGEEGVRAEFISIKEDKILPLKVESAGNLKLFAVTTSLISAFHNPSTIVVIDKFDEGVFEYLLGELIEIFQNHSKGQLIFTSHNLRVLEKLSPQNVWFTTVNENKRYIKLSGIQTNNDMRNVYLRAILVGGQSEFLYEETNPINIVRSFIEAGLQDDD, encoded by the coding sequence GTGTTAAATTTGAATTGTGAAGTAAAAATTTTATCCATAGAGATGCAAAACATAAAAAATGTTCGTTACGGTAAAGTTGATTTAGATTTTAACAAAGATAATATTTTGGATGCACAAGTAGTAGGTTTTTATGGTCAAAATGGTTCAGGGAAAACTGCTGTAGTTGAGGCATTGTCAATTTTAAAGAACTTACTTAATGGTCAGAAACTTCCAGGTAAGAATCAACGGTTAATTTATGAGGGTGAAAAAAAACTCTCTCTGGAATTTGAATTTTTGCTACAACAAGATACAAACTGGTTCAAAGCTAAATACAAAGTTAGTTTGGAGTATAGAGAAGATAAAATGGTTGTTCAAATGGAGAGTGTGAGCACTAAGGAAAAATCGTACCGTAAAATGTTCCATTACGAAAATGATGAAAGAAAACCAATTGAATTAAGCCGTAAACCAAAACAAGAAGACGAGATTCTTCTAAAGGGTATGAAGTTACTATCTGATCAAGTAGAAGGTTCATTATTTTTTGGTAAAATAGTCACAAGCCAAGCCGATAAACTTTTTGATGGTCCGGAGTTAGTAATTTATCGAGCCTTAAGGGATCATCTTTCTAAAAATCTATTAGTAATAAAGAACTTGCAAGAAGGCATGTTCCCATCTTATTTATTTCATGATTTAAGTTCAAAATCAATGGAAAACAGCACCTATGATATTAATCATCCCGTGTCCTTATCTAAAGAACATTACAAAAATCTCGCAAATGTCATTGAAAGAAACAATGTTGTCCTGAGCGCGATTATTCCAGGATTGAAAGTACAGCTTAAAAATATGGGAACCACAACCTTAACTAATGGAGAAGAAGGAGTCCGAGCAGAATTTATTTCAATTAAAGAGGATAAAATTTTACCATTAAAAGTTGAATCGGCTGGAAATCTAAAGTTATTCGCTGTAACTACTTCTCTTATATCTGCTTTTCACAATCCTTCAACAATTGTTGTCATAGATAAGTTTGATGAAGGAGTTTTTGAATACCTGCTTGGTGAACTTATCGAAATATTCCAAAATCATAGTAAAGGTCAACTTATATTTACTTCTCATAACTTGAGAGTTCTAGAAAAGCTCTCCCCACAGAATGTTTGGTTTACTACAGTTAATGAGAACAAAAGATATATTAAATTAAGTGGTATTCAGACAAACAATGATATGCGAAACGTGTACTTGCGCGCTATTTTAGTAGGCGGTCAATCTGAATTCTTATATGAAGAAACCAATCCAATAAATATTGTGCGTTCTTTTATAGAGGCAGGGTTGCAGGATGACGATTGA
- a CDS encoding thermonuclease family protein — MGRIILYIIVIAFIIAVITKFFYLLVAGALGYWAYKQFKKSQAKGTKQTLTYVLGAFAGVFLILFLGSFSSETANKTEPIAVVDTKEDSSSNTETKSKVLETSQSSDSKGKQTQGTQNNHNRLPANLVEVTDGDTLKVTVEGKEEKVRLLLIDTPESVHPEKEEQPFAKDASNFVKKQVAKGNMELELDVSERDKYGRLLAYVWIDNKMLNEQLLEYGLARVAYIDPPNTKYVDQFEEIQKQARVQAKGIWSIENYVQDSGFVEPKPAIEEPVVVTQTPSVEKNNEVKNEPIVTNVYYKNCDAVRAAGADPIYEGEPGYSRKLDRDGDGIGCER, encoded by the coding sequence ATGGGAAGAATAATTTTATACATTATTGTTATAGCATTCATAATTGCTGTAATCACTAAGTTTTTCTATCTTCTTGTCGCTGGTGCTCTAGGATACTGGGCATATAAGCAATTTAAAAAGAGTCAAGCCAAGGGAACTAAGCAAACACTGACTTATGTCTTAGGAGCGTTTGCAGGAGTGTTTCTAATCCTCTTTTTAGGATCTTTTTCTTCCGAAACAGCAAACAAGACAGAGCCGATCGCTGTGGTTGATACTAAAGAGGACAGCTCATCTAATACTGAGACAAAAAGCAAAGTTTTAGAGACATCCCAGAGCTCAGATTCCAAAGGAAAACAAACTCAAGGTACCCAAAATAATCATAATAGGCTTCCTGCTAATTTAGTTGAAGTAACGGACGGCGACACGTTAAAAGTTACGGTAGAAGGCAAAGAAGAAAAAGTTCGTTTACTGCTTATTGATACACCGGAATCCGTTCATCCAGAGAAGGAAGAGCAGCCTTTTGCTAAAGACGCATCCAACTTTGTAAAGAAGCAGGTTGCCAAAGGTAATATGGAACTTGAATTAGATGTTTCGGAACGCGATAAATACGGGAGATTGTTAGCATATGTATGGATAGATAATAAAATGCTAAATGAGCAACTACTCGAATATGGGTTAGCTCGTGTTGCTTACATAGATCCACCGAATACGAAATATGTAGATCAATTTGAAGAAATCCAGAAACAAGCACGTGTACAAGCGAAGGGGATATGGAGTATAGAAAACTATGTCCAAGACAGTGGCTTTGTTGAACCTAAGCCTGCGATTGAAGAGCCGGTTGTTGTCACGCAAACACCAAGTGTTGAAAAGAACAACGAAGTTAAAAATGAACCAATTGTAACGAATGTTTACTATAAAAACTGTGATGCTGTCAGAGCCGCAGGAGCTGACCCGATTTATGAAGGGGAGCCTGGGTACAGTCGTAAACTTGATCGTGATGGAGACGGTATTGGTTGTGAAAGATAA
- a CDS encoding chemotaxis protein, with protein sequence MTKPVAVLIIHGLGMQKENFAEPFIHSLRESFKQNNTLEFTQEPLVIKPVYWAQIFEGREEELKCKLFHGHDLHFEKLRHFMFHYLADAVAYQPLEVNDHNYMAVHDTISTALHELSEEAGYDAPLCVISHSLGTVIASNYFYDRQNSAQWKPKIINADSALERGDTLSLFYSCGTTLPLWSLRYKDFDKPIQVPSPTFASSQPDFAGEWVNFFDNDDILGYPLRPVHPAYEKVVSEDIQMNVGGLKSRWNPLSHNGYFSSQNVIDRIVQGLTKTWETVNKNGQA encoded by the coding sequence ATGACAAAGCCTGTAGCTGTATTAATTATTCATGGACTGGGCATGCAAAAGGAAAACTTTGCAGAGCCTTTTATCCATTCATTAAGAGAATCGTTTAAACAAAATAATACTCTGGAGTTCACTCAAGAGCCACTCGTCATAAAACCCGTTTATTGGGCTCAAATATTTGAGGGGAGAGAAGAAGAATTAAAGTGTAAGTTATTCCATGGTCACGACTTACATTTTGAAAAGCTAAGACATTTTATGTTTCACTATCTGGCCGATGCCGTGGCCTACCAACCCCTGGAGGTTAATGATCATAATTACATGGCGGTGCATGACACGATCAGTACGGCTCTTCATGAGTTATCTGAGGAGGCAGGTTATGATGCTCCTCTTTGTGTAATATCTCACAGCCTAGGTACCGTAATCGCAAGTAATTACTTCTACGACAGACAGAATTCAGCACAGTGGAAGCCAAAAATAATCAATGCTGATTCAGCGCTTGAACGTGGAGACACCTTAAGCTTATTTTATTCCTGTGGAACAACACTGCCTTTATGGAGCTTACGTTATAAAGATTTTGATAAACCTATTCAAGTTCCTAGTCCTACATTTGCGAGTTCTCAACCTGATTTTGCGGGAGAATGGGTGAATTTTTTTGACAATGATGACATCCTGGGTTATCCCCTCAGACCCGTCCATCCAGCCTATGAAAAAGTAGTTAGTGAAGACATACAGATGAACGTAGGCGGTTTGAAAAGTCGCTGGAATCCGCTTAGTCATAATGGATATTTCTCAAGCCAAAACGTAATTGATCGTATAGTTCAAGGTTTGACAAAAACTTGGGAAACCGTAAATAAGAATGGTCAAGCATGA